The window ATGTCAATAAAGTTCCACAAGCAGTGGTAAAAAGAGGGAATATAACTGTAAGTCAGCAAATTCTAGTATTTCTTCACAAGATTGTAATTGATTTAGAATGACTCTGAAGATTTCTGGTTCCTTTGCTTTAGAAGAATTGACTCTGAAAGCGGCTGATTCTTTTATCTTTCTCTGTGCTGTGCATGCTGCTTCCCCATTGGCCTGTACGTGTAACTTCAGAAAATGCCCACTATTCAGGTACCACCATATTATTCAATCATTGCACTCCCATTCCTATATGATTGGAATCATAAAACGTTGAATTGTTGATCATAAACTACTTATTGATATCCAGTTATGGAAAGATGGAGAATGGAAAGCAGAGGTAATAGGAGGCCATAAAGCTTGGCTTGTGATGGATGAGGTTAGAGAAATGATCCAGAAGAACAAGTAACTAAACACCCAAGGCCCAAGCAGTGCAATTGATATTGTACTGCAAAATGTATATATAGAGATGTCAGCTGATCTCTTCATATGCTAAGTCAGCAATCAAATCAATAAATCTATATTTCAGCTCCTTATCACAGCAGAGCTGGTTAACACTGTTTTGATCTCCAATTGGATTGCTCAAAGGTACAAATATTCTGCCTATAACACAGAAGCCAGCAACTATATTCACAGAAAGATGGAACACAGGGACATCATTTTATCTAATTTCTTTCTCCTTACCCAATTCCACTGTTCAATCCTCAACGTTCTCATTTTATACCATTTGAATTAGATAAAATCTAAAATTTGATCCAAGTGTAACATTCTTAACCAGTTATCGAAGTACGGAGAAGGGAAAGCAGAAGCACTAGAGGCCATATGCTTAAGAGGATGAGGTTAGAGAAATGACCCAGAAGAACAGGTGAGGTGATCAAATACCCTAGGCGTGCCATTGACGCTGATACTATAAACGAGAAATGTCAGAACATCTCAAGACATTAAGTTGTACTAATCAATATTTAAGCTCTTTATTTATCATAGCAGAGCTGGTCAAGTCCCGTTCTATGTTCCAATAATCCAGTCTTCCAATTCCAATTTAGTTGTTCTTCTGGATCATTTCCAACAAGGCAACAAGAGCCAACAAGCAGAGTATTCACAAGAAGAAAGAGCAATCTTGTTGTAAAGAATCAAATAATCCAGTCTTCCGATTCTTTTCAATCGATATATCTACAGTATTCCATCTATCCCACTTACTGTACATCAGAACTCAAATGCTATTTCTTCAAAAAAGAACTCCGATAGAATATACTATTTCCATCATCAATCATATCACAAACCAATTACAATTCAGAACGACCAAACTACCTAGCTTGCCTTCGAGACGCACCACCCGCTCGGGGGGCATCTCAATCCTCACGGCTAACCCTGCGGCGCGACGCCGcggacgacagcgacggcgacgtCGAGGGCTCGTCGGTGCCGACGGGGACGTCGGAGAGCGGCGCCAGCACGCGCCTGATGCTCATGGACCGCATCGGCCGTAAGCTGAGGGACCTGAGCCCGCCATCCTTGGAGAAGACGTTGGACGAGCTGCGGAGGATGAGGTAGACCAGCCCCTGGACGAGCACGAACACGGCGACCTTGACGAGCGCGtcgcggagctccggcgagaGCGAGAGGAAGGCGGCGTCCATGGCTAACGGTCGGTCGGCGGCGAGAGGAGAGCAGAGGTTGTTGGCAAAGGGGATGGAGAGGCGTGTGGATGCGCGTACGAGCTTGAGATGCTGAGATGTCACGGTTGTGCAGTGGCGGTAGCCCTCTCCAGCTTGCTCGCTTTATATAGAGCCACTTGGCTTGTGGAGTTGTGGGTTTGCGGCATGTGCTCTTGCAGCTGCAGCTTGCAAGCTGTTTTTCCATGGCCGCACACGCAAGCCGTGAAGTGTTGTGGGTTTCGTAGGTATCTTCGTTTGGTGAAGCTGGGATATACTAGTATTTTAGTTTGCTCTGCAAGGAAGAAGAGGTCCATGCTCGTAACTGTTCACGTTTTCTGCTTGCCCAATTGCCGGCCGTGTGAACATCTTTGCTTTCCAGAGCGGTTTGACCTGACATCTGTCAACGTATGGGCAAGGCCTCCATGCATTTATTAGTACTTGGACGTGGCGGCTAAGATGTGATTGAAGAAAAGTGGGAGGTGACATGGCATCCTTATTCTCTCCAGCTAGAAGAAGTTTCCTTTTGCGGAAGAAGTTTCATATAAACAGACGTAACCAATCAGATTAAGCACATGACTTAGGGCACAAGGCTTTGGTTAATCTTGGAAGGATAGAAAAGAACACATCAATTAACACCCCctctttttttgtgtgtttatgTGTTGTCACCGTGACTCGCTGCTCATTGTCGCCGCAGGACATGACAAGCAAATATTTCGATCAAAGACCAGTCTAGATCCAGCGAGGAAACGATGGACGTCGATATATTTCGAGATACTCCGATTCATATTTACTAATGTGCGTAATcggaaaaataagaaaatacaCATCTCGCATTCCCCCCTACTTCTAGAACTCAACGATTCGTTCGAAGAAAAACCTCGTAGTCGTGAGAACGTTCTTGGACTTGGAATTCCATGTGCCACTTTGATTTGCTCGTATTTTCAACGGGTTGtatcagcaagaacgtggcctCGACTTCTCTGCCTGCCCAAGAAAagcggcaccggcaccggcaccgcctTGCCTGGCTGGATACGCCAGCTCAAGCCCGCCGTGTATCCTGGGATCGGCGGCCTCACGCGGTTTGCAAAGCCCAACGAACGTGCCAGTGTGCCCAAACTGTTGCGCGCGGGCCATGCCCATTTGATTGCTTGACTTCTCGCGAGACGTGCCAGCAGAAAACGCTACAAGCAAGTGCGGGGACGTAGCGGCTCGATCCGTTGCGGCGCGGCCGGTCACCAGGCGTAGTCGTACTAGTGCTCATCACGTGAGTCGTGTGAATATCGTGGGATTAACCAACCGATTTCCAGATCGGAAATCCAATCCAGCAAGCGAGCTCTAGCAAGCTTCCCAGCGATCGATTTGGGCTGCGCGCAGTCACTGATTCACTACTGACCTTCCATATGCGTGGGTCCTacagctgtttttttttcttttcattttttcacGTGAAGTACCTCTTCTTAACATCCAACTACCTTCTCACATATGTGATGTGCCCAGATATTAATTACttccttcttttcctttctaaacTTTTTCCCTTTACATTTACATTTACATCTAGTATTCTCTTTCTGTTTATTTTTTCGTTTACCTTTATTTGTGTTTTTCAGATGTTTATTTGACAACTATTTCGTataaaatataccaaaaatttATCTTGAGAAGTTGTATTTTTTACATACTATATGGCGAACTTATATATCAAAGTTGTATGAGAAGTTTTTCTGATAACATTCACATGAAAATTGTGTTCAAAATTATCCTTTAGTAAGCAAACTAAAAAAGTTATGCATAAAAATTGTATACGTCGTGAAAGTTGTGTTAAAAAATTACCCTATAAAAGTTGTTTGGAAAAATAATGAAGTAAAAGTTATATATATCATAAAAGATGTGCTGAAAAATTATCATCCAACGGTTATGCTGAAAAATTATCATCCGACGGTTATGCTGAAAAATTATCATATAATAGTTATGTGGAAGAAGTTATAACTttctaaaaatagaaaatgatggataaagaaattttaaaaaatgaaaatcagATGGTGTCAGGGATGCTCGCCGATTAGCAGAGCAGGGGCGATTGGCAGATCAATTGTGCACCGAGGGGCGGAAAGGAAATAGGCTAGGGAGTAGTTTGAAACGGAATGATATCGGCAACTGAAAAGAAAAGTCGACCTGTCCGAGAATCGTTTGTTGGTTTGCTTCCCGACGCGCACGCGCTAATTAGCAATGGCCTTTCCATATCCCGGAGACTTAATGTCAGGACCCGGGCGTTGAATACCCGAAATCCAGTTGTGCTCACTGTACTTGTCCCATGATCAATACGCAAGTACGCACAACAGCATGATATTACAAACTATACACAACTTTATTACATCAGGATATAAACCAAAGTACGAGTACAAATATATTACAGTAATTTTATCGTAGCGGAACTAAAACACACCCGTGGGTCTATTATTTAGGTAGAAGACTAGCAGATCCAACTACCCGCAGGCAACTGACTGGACATACGCTCAGAAGGAACCGAAGTCGGGGTCTCCGAATCCGGAAGCAAGAAACTGGATCTCAGGAGGCATTTCATCTTCATACTCTGGATAATATAATTTAGcaacaagggtgagtacaaaatttgtactcgcaagacttcgggtgtatagaaaaattctataatatatgCATGGCTAAATAAGGAAGGCTGACAGGTTCACTAGCACTAGACtgcaaattttttatttagtgaGACTGCATACgtatattttgcaaaaaaatttgttttAAATAAATTAGACCGACTTTACCAAACATGACTCCCTATTTCCCGTTTTGCGATCCTTCGACCAACTATATCGGTCCAACAACCTTCGAACCGGTGCGTGTGTTGTCAAACAATTCCCATACCAAGTTTTTCAATCAAAATTCTAAAACCGGCGACTAGCTAAAGCGCTCCTGACCGTGAGCGcagctattcgaatagttttatactctgcagaggccgtacactttacccacacggCATGTTTTGCTTTGATGCCAACGCGGGGCCAAGGCGCGTATACACAATTCCTTTGATGTGTCGGCAAGCTAACATGACAAAGGAATTGTTTATACGGGCCTTGGCCGGAGTATCGCGGCTCCGTACATCTGACCGGGTTAGCTACCCCGACATCGACGAACCCCTCGAGTTCTCGGGCGGCAGCATCCTCTCGAGCCAACTGACTTAATAAGCTAGAGCCATACCCACTTAGGCACGTTTGGTTGCACTGTAATACTTGACCAGAATAATGCCAATTACCGGTCCTTAATTTGACACGGGTGAGTAAGACCTTAAATGAACGCATATGGAACCAAGTCATAACCATcatccattttttttccttcatccATATTATTTTATTCATCCTCATACCAACACGACCTCTAGACCATATTTTCACCCGTGTCTACCATAGAGTTTTTATCCTTTGAAAGTAACTGTATAGATGTATATTTTCTGTAAAAACACCAAACACATGTGATGCTAAATAACTACCGCGCGAAAAACTAAGCCAAGTAAGCATATGACTCCAAGCTAATCGAACAACCCATAACCTTAAGGTGACAAGGAGTAAAAGGGTACAACAGATCAAGGATGATAAATGCATTAAAGTAGGACGTGTCTACCCGACATAAAATAACATTTGGACTCATAAAATCATCACCGCATGCATGTACTTTTAGGCTTAGGAATTTAAATAGGAGCAAGAATGATCAAGGAGGTGCTTGCCTTGCTTCTGCTCGGTCTCGTACTCGTGCGCTGGTTCTACGCCTGGTTCGGGCTCCGGCTCAACTATGGCGGACTCTTCGGCTACTCGGAACGGACGGCaaaaaacacatgcatgaaccCAGTAAAAACCACAAGTAAGAACCAAAACAAGTTCACAAAATGATAGAGcatgattttagaaatttttaggaaaaagaatcaCTAAATTTGgagttaaaacgaagaagttatgcaAGTTTGAAGTTTAAAAATCAGGATTAAAAGATGAAAAGTCACTATTCTGATGAGCCCTAGatttttcttgtttttcttcatTTATTTTCTTACTGAAAATTCTTATAAGAAAAGTTGGTTTCACTGACATCTGGGCCCCACGGTACAGTGTATTTCAGTGTATAAAGGCATGTATAcaagatttatttttttctttagaAAAAGGAGACTGCTGACGTCGGCGTGACGTCACCCTGCTCAAAACAGAGCAGGGCCGTCGATCGTGCCGGAGATTCGAGCGCTGCAAGTGCGATTGCGCCGCGGTAGCTGCACGTGCGTGTGCGCGAGCTCACGCGCTACCGGCTGAGCTGCGGCTCGGGACCCAAGGGTCACCggagcctcgccggcggcgagcagagcgGCGGCCGGAGATAGGGCTACGCGGCCGGGCCGATTTGGCCTCGCCCGAGTCCGGGGAAGCTTACCACGGCGAGAGGGAGCCTGTGGAGCAGCTAATCTGggtggagggcggctagggttaggggaacgcggcggcgcgtgaCGGCGAGTGGTGGCGGGCGGTGGCAGGGGCTCGGAAGGGGAGGAAGCGGCGCGCACGGAGGTCGGCGGGGTCCTACGGGTTGTGGGCAACAGCTCTTAGGCGGGGGAGGCCCCCTGAGCTCTTGTCGCAACCCGCCGGGGCTCGCCGGCTCCGAGGAAGAAAGCGGCGGCAGCGATGTGGCTAGTGGAAAGGGGATAGGAGGAAGTGGTGCGGGAGGAGGAGAATGGGGAGCGGCTCGGGCTGTAGTGCAGGCCAGAGCAGCTCTTGGGCGCTGGAGGGGGAGGTGTTCGGGGCCTGGACTAGAAACAAAGGAATGGAGAAGGGGGGAGGAATGAGCGCGGGTGGTGAGCTGGACGGGGAGGAATGGGTTGCGTGCGGCGCACGACGCTCGAGCTCATCCGGGCATTGAATGCCCTCACCAGCTCGCGTCTTCGCGCCCGGGCGGCGCAGTTGGACGGCATGGCGCTGGCCGGCCTCCATCGCCGCACAGGGGAAGGAGAGGGGTTCGAGGCGGCGCACAGGGGCGACGGGAGCACTGTGCGGCGCTGTGCGCGTGGTAAcgaggcgcggcggagcaatGCGGAGCTGTGTGGCGAAGCAGCGGCGGTGCGGGCGCTGCGAcgcgcggcggagggaggaggaagacgacggccgacaggtgggcccggtgcGGCAGCGAcacggggagggagagggggcgcgcGCGGGTTGGGCCGCGCGGCCAGCGGTCGGCTCAGGCAGGATAGGAAGAaaaggaagggagagggagtgggAGTGGACTGGCTGGGCTGGGTTTCGGCCCATGCCAAGTGAAGtccttcttttctctttttttttgaattcaaatcaaggttcaaattcaaactaaatttaTTCAAAGACTTTTAGGTGAACAGCAGGATTAATCTAGTATTCTTCTTTGGGTAATTCATGGTGTTACTAACATTTTTTGTAAAAGTGTTTTTATGCACAAAATCATGAGAAGATCCAAATAAAACCAAATGAAATTTGTTCAAACTATTTGAatactttttattttattttagtcCATTTACTATTTGGGATGTGACACTTAGCTTTTAGTAGGCCTTCTGTAGTGGCCGCACCCTCTGCTGACGTGGTGGTTCAAGAAATCGGTGCCACGACTGGAGCAGGCAAACCTTCgtggagaaagaaaagaatCGCACCCAAAGTAAGTTTTGGTTCCTCGCCAATTAAAAAAACTGCATGCAGTGGATTCTCGTAGGGAAATTGAGGTGGCTCTCATCGATTGAGCAATGAGAAATTATTTTATTGTACTGTGGGACCCATGACCACCTCAATAAAGTTTTTTTATGATGGCTGATTAGCTTGTAGGATCCACAAGTGCAGAGTGCTTGCGCGTGGCCAACGTTTTCTTCAAAAACCGGTACCACCACTGGAGAAGGCCGTAGAATATCAAATTCCGCCGTGCTATGCTAATGCTATGCCACAGGTCATATTTTTTTAGCATAAACGCCACGTCAGCGCAAGAGGAGAACATGAGGCCAGCGTGGGTGGGCCCCGCAAAACAGAATATGAGGTCAATTACTCAATTTGACTCTCTAGATTCCGGGCCCACTTGACATAATGGCTTACGCTTCGGGCAGCGGCAATTGACATGCCCAATCGGCCAATCATccccaccagtccaccacgGAATGTTCCGCGCCTGGCCTTCTCGACCGTGCGTCGGGGCCTCGGGGGAACCCCAATCCGCGTGTGGAGGcgccgaggtggaggcggcggcggcgcggcgacgcctTCTCGCGAAACCCTAGATGCCGCTTCCCCGTCTcactcgccgtcgtcgtccgcaGTGGGGCTGACCGCAGCCGTAGAGCTTGCGCCGCTCGCGGTCTTCGCCATGGCGGTGCTCGACTGCTCGCCCCTCCTCGACTCCTAGGCCCCGTCGTTGACTTCATCAGGTACCTCTCCTTCCTGGTTCGTCCCAGCTTCGAGTTGGAGCGTCTCCCCTCTCGCTATTGAAGTTGGTGGCACCCAGATTGTTTGGATTTTGTTCGAGATGATCTAGGGTTTGATGCTGCAGGCGTGCGGGCCGCCTTTGATACGCTAGTGGGTCTAGGATTTGCATGCGCTTGTTCGTAATCTCTTGCATCTGTTGCTGGATTGATGCCACATTGATCCAATTTTTTTCATGGATTTGGTTACCGTGTTTGGCTGGTGACTTTGTTTGTATCTGTTAGAATCAGAAATTGTTGTGTTTTGCGTTTGATTGTTTGGGACGGATAACCTAGGGTTTATGGTGCTCGCGTGCATGTGCCATTTCGTATGCAAATCACATACAGGGTTTTGATGTGTGCGTGTCTGTATCCTCGTGCTCGTGCCTATTTGGTACGATCAATTGTTCGATTTGTATTATTGAAATTATTTTTCTCCTGGATTGGGTTAAAGTAGGGTTTGGTTTATCTGTAATtctatatgtgcaatttttGTAGCGTATTATACTCTAGTTGATTTTCTATCTTTGCTCAGCGCTGTAAAACAAGAATGGTAGCAAAGTGGGACTGACAGCATCCGGTGAAACTGAATTCCTGCCATAAACATCTCTCACATGCACCTTCAGGATTGAGCCTTCTAAGACAACTTGTACATGATGCCTTGGTATAGTCAAACTCGTGCCAACTGCTGCTCAAATCATACTGCTTATTTTATGATAAATTTCCCTGGGCCTTGTTGATGAGTTTTATTACTATTCAGTGCATAAACTTGCAATTTAGATGAATAGTAGAAGGATGGCTTGCTTGTTTCTGCCTTCTTACATTATCAATGATTACATGAGTTTTATGTGATGACATATTTTATGCCTAAACAAATTGCAATATCTCAGAACTGGACTATACATATTTTCTGTGGAGTACATGTGTTCATAATGGCAATTGTTTGCCTTACATTGATGCCAACAGAAATTCCTACCAAATTTGTGATCTGTAATGCTACATTTTTTGCCGTCATTGAACATGAGGTGAGTGGCAGAATTGTGATCTATGCAGACCTATGTTGGCATCAACAGAAATTCCTACCAAAGTTATGACCTACTATAGTTTGGGCTATTATTGAACAAGAGGTACTATATTTGTCTGATTGTAGTTTTGCTGATTACTCTTTTGAGGCAGTATTATTGATTCCTTAATCCTTATAATGTGGTAGCTGCTGACGCTTACCAAAAATTTGTCCATCCATATTTTTGTCCTGTTATTATCTTAGTCTTATAACTTATTTGTGGACATTTAGCATTTACAAGTTCAATTCAATGGTTGTGCAATAGCTTGCTCTTATTATGGCTGTAGGTTAGACTGCCAATGGCAGTCCCAATGGTAGAAACTATGCACGGTTTCCATAGTGTCCACGTCATCAAAAAGTCATCTC is drawn from Panicum virgatum strain AP13 chromosome 1N, P.virgatum_v5, whole genome shotgun sequence and contains these coding sequences:
- the LOC120657344 gene encoding uncharacterized protein LOC120657344, yielding MDAAFLSLSPELRDALVKVAVFVLVQGLVYLILRSSSNVFSKDGGLRSLSLRPMRSMSIRRVLAPLSDVPVGTDEPSTSPSLSSAASRRRVSRED